From Algiphilus sp.:
GTTGGGGACATCCGGATGCAGATTGGCGTACTCGGCCATGAAGTCCCAATCGAAGGACTGCACGATCAGCGGCTGCACCGCCCGGCCGTCCACCACCCAGCCGGCGTCGCTCAGCGTGTCGGCCACGGCCGGCGCCATGCCCGGATACAGCGACGGACTCTTGACCTCCAGCAGCAGACCGGCGCGCCCGTCGAGCGCGGCGAGCACTTCGGCCAGCGTCGGCACCGGCTCGCCGCGATAGTCCGGGCCACCCGGATGGCGCCGCGTGAACCAGGTACCGGCGTCCAGCGCGGTGATCGCCCCGGCGGTGAAGGCCCCCACGCGCCAGGGCGGGCGCAGCGGATGCTGCACCTCGACGTTGGTCGTGCGGGCCAGGGAGGTGTCGTGCATGACGACGATCACGCCGTCCGAGGCCATCTGCACGTCGACCTCGATGTAGTCCGCGCCGGCGGCAATGGCGCGCTCGACCGCGATCAGCGTGTTCTCGGGCGCCACCGCCGAGTAGCCGCGGTGGGCGATGTTGAGCACGCCGGACGGATTGTCCCCCGGCGCCGGCTCGGGTCCGGGTGCATGCATGACCGGCGCCGAGTCGCCGCACGCGGCAAGGCACGCCGTCACCCCCAGCATCACGAATGCCCGCATCGATGCGGCCTCCCCCTCGTTCTTCTGGCGCCAGCCTAGCCGGAATCGGTGACAGGGTGGTGATGGAAGGGCAGGCGCGCCGCCACCTGCCGGTTCCGGCGACGACCGGCCGTCGCGCCGCCGTGGCAAGGGAACTGCAACGCGGGTGCCGTATTCTGTTCATGTTCCGCGCGGTGCCGCGCATCCCAGGGAGTCCGCCGCATGGCGCCGCCACTGACCCGACGCCACTTCGTCCATTCCGTGGGCGCGCTCGCCGCCGTGCCCCTGCTGCCCGGCTGCGACGATTCCGCAGCGCCGGGCGGGCAGCCCGGCACCCCGCAGGCGCGGCCCGAGACCGCCGCCTTCGCGCACGGCGTCGCCTCCGGCGACCCGCTTCCGGACGCGGTGATCCTGTGGACGCGCGTGACCGTGCCCGAGGCCACCGCGCCCTTCGCGGTGCGGTGGACGGTGGCGCACGACGAGGGACTGGTCGATGTCGTCGCCGAGGGCGAGGCCGCCACCGCCGCCGGGCGCGACTACACGATGAAGGTGGATGCGGGCGGCCTCGCGCCCGACCGCTTCTACTGGTACGGATTCACGGTCGAGACCGCGTCCGGCCGCGTGCACTCGCCGGTGGGCCGCACGCGCACCGCGCCGGCGGCGGATGCCGACCCGGATGCGCTGCGCTTCGCGGTGGTCACCTGCGCCGACTACACGCGCGGGTTGTACAACGCCTATGCCCGGGTCGCGGAGCTGGACGACATCGCCGCGGTCATCCACCTCGGCGACTACATCTACGAGAACGACCGCAAGAACGCGGTACGCCGGCACGAGCCGCCGGTGGAGCTGGTCGCCCTGCCCGAGTACCGGCGCCGATACGCCTGCTACCGCGAGACCGCCGAGCTGCAGGCGGTGCACGCGCGCCACCCGATGATCTGGGTGTGGGACGACCACGAGACCTGCGACGGCACCTGGCGCGAAGGCGCCGATCCGTCGAACCACGACGACGCCGAGCACGGCCCCTTCGCGGACCGCAAGGCCGCCGCGCTGCAGGCCGCGCTGGAGTGGATGCCCATCCGCAGCCCGGACCCCGCGGTTCCGGAGCGCATATACCGCTCCTTCCGCTTCGGCAATCTCGCCGACCTGGCGATGCTGGATACCCGTCGCATCGGTCGCGACCGGCAGGGCGAGCCCAACGCCGGCCCGCTGTTCACGCAGAGCGGCGATTTCGCCGACCCCGAGCGCCACATCCTGGGCGCCGAGCAGGAAGCGTGGCTGTCCGATCACTTCGCGAACGGCAGCAGCGCCTGGCGGTTGATCGGCAACCAGGTGGTGTTCGCGCCGCTGCTGGCGGTGGGCACGCCGGATGCGCTGGGTCTGAGCCTCTACGCCAACCCGGACCAGTGGGACGGCTACGCACCGGCCCGCGAGCGCGTGCTGGCGATGATGGAGGGGCTGGACAACGTCGTCTTCCTGACCGGCGACGTGCACGCCAGCATGGCCTTCGACATCGCCGCGGACCCGGCCAATCCGCTGGTCTACGACGGCCTGAGCGGGCGCGGCAGCCACGGGGTCGAGTTCGTGACGCCGAGCATCTCCTCCGGCGGCGAGGCCGAGGCCCGCCCGGACGACCTCGAGGAATGGCTGGAACAGCTGCTGCTGCGCGGCGCCGGCGTGCTGCGCCTGACCAACCCGCACCTCAAGCTGTTCGAGGCCACGCGCTGCGGCTACATCACGCTGGACGTGCGCCGCGAGGCGCTGCGCGCGGAGTACTGGCTGATCCCGACCGTCATGGAGGAAACCACCGAGCAGACCCTGCGCTTCGCCTTCGACGTGGCCGCCGGCGTGCCGCGGGCGGTGGAGGATCTGTCAGTGCGGCTGGGCGGCGGGTAGCCGCCGTCAGGCCGCCATGCCCTCCACCGTCAGGCGGTGCACATCGGTGCGCTGGCTGGCGTGCTCGACCGTGATCGCGCAGACATTTCCGCGGCCATCGAGATCCAGAAGCGTATCCTCATCAAGGTCCCGCGTATCGACAATTGCGCCGGTACGGAACTCGATGTAGAGGGTGTCCGTGTCTTCGAAGTACTGGACCTTCATGGCGTAAATCCGCGGTCGAAGAATGCATTGTGGACGGTCTCGCCATCTGCCAGCAATACCACCCGCAGGTATCGCCCCTCCATTTCGGGAATCGCGGCCCAGCGTCGAATGCGGCCGTCGCCCTGTACCTGCTCGCGCTGCGGTGACGCCACGACGCGGCGAATCCATTCGTCGCGAATCACCAGGCGGTCCGGCCGCAGGCGCACTGACTCGAAGTAGCGCGTGCACTTGAGCACCACGGCAAAGCTCGGGACCGCCTAGTGCAGACCGGCCGGCGGCGGCGGCTGGTCGTCGGCGCTGGCGTTCTCGGCCGCGAACAGCGCCTGCACCTGCGCGGCATCGTAGTGATAGCCGGCGCCGCAGAAGTCGCAGTGCACGGTGACGCTGCCCTGCTCGGCGACGATGTCGCGCACTTCCTTTTCGCCCAGGGACAGCAGCATGCGCGAGATGCGCGCCTGCGAGCAGGAGCAGGCCACTTCCATGGGGAGCGGCCCGTAGAGCTGCAGCGCCTCGGCATGGAAGAGCCGGTGCAGCATGGTGGCGGGGCTCTGCGCGAGGATCTCGGTGTCCTCGACCGTATCGATCAGCGCGCCGACATGCTCCCAGCCGGCGTCGGCCTGCGTCTCCGGCAGGCGCTGCAGCAGCAGCCCGGCGATGGTGTCGCCCTCGCAGGCCAGCACGAAGCGCGTCGGCAGCTGCTCGCTTTGCGCGAAGTACCCTTCCAGCGCCTCGGCGGCGCGGTGCGCCTCCAGCGGCACCAGGGCCTGATAGCTGCGTCCCGAGCGCGGCTCGATGGTGACGGCGAACACGCCGCCCCGGGTCAGCTCGGCGAAGTCGCCGCTCGCCTCGCCGCGGGTCCGGGCCATGCCGCGGGTGCGCAGGGTGTCCTCGGTCTGCACGACCATCAGCGCCAGCTGATCGCTGCTCTGGATCTGCAGGCTCATGCGCCCCTCGAACTTCAGATGCGCGGCCATCAACGGTGCCGCCGCGCAGAGCTGCCCGAGCAGACGGCGCACGTCCGGCGGCTGCCCCTGGCTGTCGAGCATCGATGCCACGCCGGCGGATACGCGCAGGATGGCGCCGCGCACGCCGTGTTCCGGCAGCAGGAACGGCGTCACGTGCTCGTCGGGGGCCTGTTCGGGAGAGATGGGCATGGCGTGATCATCGACAACGAAATGGCGCTGCGCCGCGACCGAGGGCGGTACAGCCGTGGCTCCCTTCTCCCCGGCGGGGAGAAGGGCCGGGGATGAGGGGGCCACACGCGACGCGATGCCGCAAGCGACCGGCCGGCTCGCGCCGGCACCCCCTCCCCCAATCCTCTCCCCCGACGTCGGGGGAGAGGGCAACGTGGTGTCAGCCCGCCGGCCCCAGCTTCTCCTTGAGCAGCCGATTCACCGCATCCGGATTCGCCTTGCCGCCGGTGGCCTTCATGACCTGACCGACGAAGAAGCCCAGCAGCTTCTCCTTGCCGCCCTTGTACTGCGCGTACTGGTTGGGATTGTCGGCGATGACCTGGTCGATGATCCCGGCGATGGCGCCGTCGTCGGTGATCTGGCGAAGGCCCTTGGCCTCGATGATGGCGTCGGCATCGCCCTCGCCGGCCATCATGGCCTCGAAGACCTCCTTGGCGATCTTGCCGGAGATGGTCTCGTCGGTGATGCGCGCCACCAGCCCGGCCATCTGCGGCGCCGACACCGGCGACTCGGTGATGCCGAGGCCGGCCTTGTTGAGCGCGCCCAGCAGGTCGGTGATGACCCAGTTGGCGCACAGCTTGGCCTCGCCGCCGGCGGCATCGACCATGGCTTCGTAGAAGTCGGCCAGCGGCTTCTCGCCGGTGAGCACGGTGGCGTCGTACTTCGACAGGCCGTACTGCTCCTGGAAGCGGGCGCGCTTGTCGACTGGCAGCTCGGGCAGCGATGCGCGCGCCTCGTCGATGAAGGCGGCGTCACAGTGCACCGGCAGCAGGTCGGGATCCGGGAAGTAGCGGTAGTCGTGCGCGTCCTCCTTGCTCCGCATGGCGCGCGTGGTGCCGCTGCCGGGATCGAAGAGGCGGGTCTCCTGCTGGATGCTGCCGCCGCCCTCGAGCACGTCGACCTGGCGGTTGATCTCGTGGGCGATGGCCTTCTCGACGTAGCGGAAGGAATTGACGTTCTTGGTCTCGGTCCGCGTGCCGAACTGCTCCGTGCCGACCCGGCGCACCGAGACGTTGGCGTCGCAGCGGAAGGAGCCTTCCTGCATGTTGCCGTCGCAGATGCCCAGGTAGACCACGATCTGGTGCAGCTTCTTGAGGTAGGCGACGGCCTCGGCGGGCGTGCGGATGTCCGGCTCGGAGACGATCTCGATGAGCGGCGTGCCGGCACGGTTGAGGTCGATGCCGGAGGCGCCCACGAAGCCCTCGTGCAGAGACTTGCCGGCATCCTCCTCCATGTGCGCGCGGGTGATGCCGATGCGCTTGGTGGCCTCGCCCAGCTCGACATCGAGGTGGCCGTTGGCGACCACCGGCAGCTCGTACTGCGAGATCTGGTAGCCCTTGGGGAGGTCCGGGTAGAAGTAGTGCTTGCGCGCGAACACGCACACCGGCGCGATGTCGGCATCGACCGACAGGCCGAACATCACGGCCATGCGCAGCGCCTCGCGGTTGAGCACCGGCAGCACGCCCGGCATGCCGAGGTCGATGGCCGAGGCCTGGGCATTGGGCGACGCGCCGTAGGCGGTCGAGGCGCCCGAGAAGATCTTGGATCGGGTGGAGAGCTGACAGTGGACTTCGAGGCCGATGACGGCCTCCCAGCCCTCCGGCATCGCAAAGGCGGTGTCGTTCATGCGAAAGCCCCGGGGAAACGCGTGTGCCAGTCCGTCGCCTGCTGGTAGGCGTGTGCCGAGGCCAGCAGACGCCCCTC
This genomic window contains:
- a CDS encoding glycerophosphodiester phosphodiesterase family protein, which produces MRAFVMLGVTACLAACGDSAPVMHAPGPEPAPGDNPSGVLNIAHRGYSAVAPENTLIAVERAIAAGADYIEVDVQMASDGVIVVMHDTSLARTTNVEVQHPLRPPWRVGAFTAGAITALDAGTWFTRRHPGGPDYRGEPVPTLAEVLAALDGRAGLLLEVKSPSLYPGMAPAVADTLSDAGWVVDGRAVQPLIVQSFDWDFMAEYANLHPDVPNAVLGGPPGNEDEWRFLASFTDSVNPGHARVDAAVVEEIHDRGFDISVYTVNDADRMRELVGFGVDGIISDEVERLGAVLAEARPETASATADAR
- a CDS encoding alkaline phosphatase D family protein, with the protein product MAPPLTRRHFVHSVGALAAVPLLPGCDDSAAPGGQPGTPQARPETAAFAHGVASGDPLPDAVILWTRVTVPEATAPFAVRWTVAHDEGLVDVVAEGEAATAAGRDYTMKVDAGGLAPDRFYWYGFTVETASGRVHSPVGRTRTAPAADADPDALRFAVVTCADYTRGLYNAYARVAELDDIAAVIHLGDYIYENDRKNAVRRHEPPVELVALPEYRRRYACYRETAELQAVHARHPMIWVWDDHETCDGTWREGADPSNHDDAEHGPFADRKAAALQAALEWMPIRSPDPAVPERIYRSFRFGNLADLAMLDTRRIGRDRQGEPNAGPLFTQSGDFADPERHILGAEQEAWLSDHFANGSSAWRLIGNQVVFAPLLAVGTPDALGLSLYANPDQWDGYAPARERVLAMMEGLDNVVFLTGDVHASMAFDIAADPANPLVYDGLSGRGSHGVEFVTPSISSGGEAEARPDDLEEWLEQLLLRGAGVLRLTNPHLKLFEATRCGYITLDVRREALRAEYWLIPTVMEETTEQTLRFAFDVAAGVPRAVEDLSVRLGGG
- a CDS encoding DUF2283 domain-containing protein, translated to MKVQYFEDTDTLYIEFRTGAIVDTRDLDEDTLLDLDGRGNVCAITVEHASQRTDVHRLTVEGMAA
- a CDS encoding Hsp33 family molecular chaperone HslO; the protein is MPISPEQAPDEHVTPFLLPEHGVRGAILRVSAGVASMLDSQGQPPDVRRLLGQLCAAAPLMAAHLKFEGRMSLQIQSSDQLALMVVQTEDTLRTRGMARTRGEASGDFAELTRGGVFAVTIEPRSGRSYQALVPLEAHRAAEALEGYFAQSEQLPTRFVLACEGDTIAGLLLQRLPETQADAGWEHVGALIDTVEDTEILAQSPATMLHRLFHAEALQLYGPLPMEVACSCSQARISRMLLSLGEKEVRDIVAEQGSVTVHCDFCGAGYHYDAAQVQALFAAENASADDQPPPPAGLH
- the gatB gene encoding Asp-tRNA(Asn)/Glu-tRNA(Gln) amidotransferase subunit GatB is translated as MPEGWEAVIGLEVHCQLSTRSKIFSGASTAYGASPNAQASAIDLGMPGVLPVLNREALRMAVMFGLSVDADIAPVCVFARKHYFYPDLPKGYQISQYELPVVANGHLDVELGEATKRIGITRAHMEEDAGKSLHEGFVGASGIDLNRAGTPLIEIVSEPDIRTPAEAVAYLKKLHQIVVYLGICDGNMQEGSFRCDANVSVRRVGTEQFGTRTETKNVNSFRYVEKAIAHEINRQVDVLEGGGSIQQETRLFDPGSGTTRAMRSKEDAHDYRYFPDPDLLPVHCDAAFIDEARASLPELPVDKRARFQEQYGLSKYDATVLTGEKPLADFYEAMVDAAGGEAKLCANWVITDLLGALNKAGLGITESPVSAPQMAGLVARITDETISGKIAKEVFEAMMAGEGDADAIIEAKGLRQITDDGAIAGIIDQVIADNPNQYAQYKGGKEKLLGFFVGQVMKATGGKANPDAVNRLLKEKLGPAG